DNA sequence from the Janibacter sp. CX7 genome:
GTCGGCGGTCGGGGCGGCCGGCTGGGTGAAGTAGCCGTTGAAGTTCTCCTCGCCGGACAGGATCGTGCCCCACGGCGTCGTGCCGCCGGCGCAGTTGCCGAAGGTGCCCAGGGGCGTCGTGCCGGCCGGGTCGGCGGAGGTCTTGACGAGGTCGCTGCCGCGGGCCGGGCCGACGAGCTCGAAGGGGGTCGTGGCCGTGATGCGGCGGTTGAGCGGCGCGCCCTTGGTGTAGACCCACTTGCTGTTGGGGTTCTTGCGCGACATCTCCACGACGGTCATGCCGTGGGCGTTCATGGTGATCCGGACCTGGTCGTCGGTCATCGCGGCCGCGGTCGTGTAGCCGTGGAACATGAGGTTGTTGTTCGTGTACTCGTTGTTGACGACGAGCACCGCGTTGTTCGCGCCCTTGGTGCGCACGACACCGACGTAGTCGCAGTTGTAGCCCATCTGGCCGGCCTGCGCGGCGGCGGTCTGGTGGTCGAAGTCGAAGGCCGGTGCACCCTTGAGGATCGGGTCGCCCCAGGCGATGACCGGGGCCCACTGGAAGCCCTCGGGGACGACGACCTCGTCGGTGCCGGCGGGTACCGGGGAGATGGGGGTGAAGCCGAAGGGGGCCTTCTTGCCCGGGCCGGCAGCGGCGGCGGGGGTGGCCGCGCCGGTGGCGACGGTCGTCAGGCCGGCGAGGGCCGCGGCGGCGCCGCCGGCCTTGAGCACGGAGCGACGCGAGGCGGCGACGACGTCACCGAAGTAGTCGTTGTCCGAGGTGTTGGGGACCGGCTTGCTGCACGCGTCGTTGCACTTCCAGGTGCAGGTCGCGGCGGCGCGGCCGCCGTCACGGTGGCCGGTGGCCAGGGGCAGCAGGGTGCGGTCGTTGCGAGGGGGCGTCATCAGGTTCCTCCGGGAGATCCGCCCGAGCACGGGCGGGGGTGAGCAGGGGTGACGAGCCGAACCTAGGGAGGCGCGGGTCACCCCGGGCGGCATCGACGTGACGAGCAGGTAACGCCCAGTCGAACGTCGCACGTCCCCCGCGCCGGTGGTGACCAGCCGGTAGCGTCGGGCGGGTGACGAGCTTCGAGACGTGGGACCGGGCGACGAAGGGGAGGTCCGCCCCCTTCGCCGTCGTGGACCTCGATGCCTACGACGCCAATGCCGCCGACCTCGTGCGGCGGGCCGGTGGCCGCCCGATCCGGGTGGCGAGCAAGTCGATCCGGGTGCGCCACCTGCTCGAGCGGGCCCTGGCGACGCCCGGCTTCGCCGGGGTGATGGCCTACTCGCTGCCCGAGGCGCTGTGGCTCGTCGGGAACGGCGTGCGCGACGTCTTCGTCGCCTACCCGAGCGTCGACCGCGAGGCGCTCGCCGCGCTCGCCGGCGACGAGCGGGCGCTGCGGGAGGTGAGCATCGCCGTCGACTCGGCCGAGCACGTCGACGCGCTGCGCCGGTGGCTGCCGCACGGCGCCCCGGTGCGGGTCGTCGTCGACGTCGACGCCTCGCTGCGGGTCGGGCCGGCCCACCTCGGGGTGCGGCGCAGCCCCCTTCGCTCCCCGCGGGCCGCCGCGGCCGTGGCGACCGCTGCACAGCGTGCCGGGCTGCGGGTCGTCGGCCTGATGTTCTACGACGCCCAGATCGCCGGGCTGCCCGACAGCTCGCCGGCCGTGCGTCTGGTCAAGCGGCGCAGCGATGCCTCGCTGCGGCGCCGTCGCCGGGCCGTGCGGGCCGCCCTCGAGCGGGCCGTCGGCCCGCTGACGATCGTCAACGGCGGCGGCACCGGCTCGCTCGAGGTGACCGGCGCCGACCCCGCGCTCACCGAGCTGGCCGCCGGGTCGGGGCTCATCGGGCCGACCCTCTTCGACGGCTACGACGCCTTCACCCCGCAGCCCGCGGTCGGCTTCGCGCTGCCCGTCGTGCGCCGCCCGGCCCGCGACGTCGTCACCTGCTTCTCCGGTGGCTACATCGCCTCCGGCCCCGCGGGCGACTCCCGGGTACCGACCCCGGTGCACCCCGCCGGGCTCTCGCTCGTCGGGACCGAGGGTGCCGGTGAGGTGCAGACTCCGGTGCGCGGCAAGGCTGCTCGCGACCTGGCGATCGGTGACCGGGTGTGGTGGCGGCATGCCAAGGCCGGCGAGCTCGCCGAGCGCTTCGCCGAGTACGTCGTCATCAGCGGAGGAGAGGTGGTCGACGTCGTGCCGACCTACCGCGGCGAAGGGAAGTGCTTCGGATGAGGTCTCGCCGACGGCACACGTGGTCCAACTGGGCCGGCAATGTCACGGACAGCGCCGAGGCGGTGGCCCCACGCACCCCGGAGGAGGTCGCCGAGGCGGTCCGCTCCGCGGCGGGCGAAGGGCGGCGCATCCGCCCCGTCGGCAGCGGCCACTCCTTCACGGCCATCGCGCAGGCCGACGAGCTGCGGCTCGACCTGCACCACCTGTCGGGCATCGTCTCGGCCGACCGGCACACCGGGCGGGTCCGGGTGCTGGCGGGGACCCCCCTTCGCATCCTCAACCAGGCCCTCGACTGGCTCGGGCTGGCCATGCCCAACCTCGGCGACATCGACGCCCAGACCCTCGCCGGCGCCACGTCGACCGGCACCCACGGGACCGGCGCCGGGCTGCCGGGGCTCGCCGCGGGCATCGTCGGGCTGCAGCTCGTCACGCCCGACGGGCAGGAGCGGTGGGTCGACGAGAGCGACCCGGAGCTCTTCGGGGCGGCGCGGGTCGGGCTCGGCGCGCTCGGCGTCGTCACCGAGATCGAGCTCGCCTGCCTGCCCGCCTACCGGCTGCGCGCCGTGGAGTCGCCCGACGAGCTCGACGTCGTGCTGCCGCGGATTCAGGAGCACTTCGACGCCCACCGGCACTTCGAGATGTACTGGTTCCCCGGCACGGGGCGGGTGCAGACCAAGGCCAACGACCTCGTGCCCGACGAGGTCGACGAGCCGCTGCCCGAGTGGCGCCGGCGGCTCGACGACGAGCTGCTCTCCAACACGGTCTTCGGCGCCGTCAACCGCGTCCTCGCCCACGCGCCGCGAGCGGTGCTGCCCTTCAACGCCGTTGCCGCCCGGGCGCTGTCGCAGCGCTCCTACACCGCGCCCTCGCACGAGGTCTTCGTCACGCCGCGGACCGTCCGCTTCGTCGAGTCGGAGTACGCCGTCCCGCGCGAGGCGGTCGCCGACGTGCTCACCGACCTGCGGGCGTGGGTCGAGCGTCGGCGCGAGCCGATCAGCTTCCCCGTCGAGGTGCGGGTCGCCGCGCCCGACGACATCTGGCTCTCGACGGGCCACGAGCGGGCCAACGCCTACGTCGCGGTGCACCAGCACGTGCGGGGCGCCGACCCGACGGCCTACTTCGCGGCCTTCGAGGAGATCGTCGCGGCCCACGCGGGGCGCCCGCACTGGGGCAAGCTGCACACCCTCGACGCGGAGCGGCTGGCCGCGCTCTACCCGCGGCACGGCGACTTCGTCGCCCTGCGCGACCGGCTCGACCCAGACCGGATCCTCGCCAACGACTACCTGACGAGGGTCCTCGGCGACTGAGGGCTACTCGACGGTCCAGGTGTCCTTGCCGTGGAGCAGCGCCTGCAGGTCGTCGTCGGTGGCCGGGCCGCCGGCGAGGTCGACCGCGGACTCGACCTGCGCGCGGGTCTGGTCGTCGTAGGTCGGCCGGTCGACGGCACGGAAGATGCCCATCGGCACGTGCGTCATCGACTCGGAGTCCAGCCGGCTGATCGAGAAGGCCTGGCTCGGGTCCGACAGGGTGACGTCGTGGACGACGACCTGGTCGGCCAGCCCCTGCTCGGAGACCTCGGCCTCCGGCACGAAGCGGACGGAGCCCCCTTCGCCGCGGACCAGCAGCTCGCGCTCGCCCTCGTCGCCGATGGCGACCGGCTCGCCGTCGCGCAGGTGCACCAGACGCGCCTTCTGCTGCTCGACGTCCTTGATGAGCTCGAAGGCGCCGTCGTTGAAGATCGGGCAGTTCTGGTAGATCTCGACGATGGACGTGCCGCGGTGTGCCGCAGCGGCCTTGAGCACCTCGGTGAGGTGCTTGCGGTCGGAGTCCATCGTCCGCGCGACGAAGGTGCCCTCGGCACCGAGCGCCAGCGAGATGGGGTTGAAGGGGGCGTCGACGGAGCCCATGGGGGAGGACTTGGTGACCAGACCCGGCTGCGAGGTCGGGCTGTACTGGCCCTTGGTCAGGCCGTAGATGCGGTTGTTGAAGAGCAGGATCGTCATGTTGACGTTGCGCCGCATCGCGTGGATCAGGTGGTTGCCACCGATGGACAGGGCGTCGCCGTCACCGGTGACGACCCACACCGACAGGTCGGGGCGGCTCGTCGCCAGTCCCGTCGCGATCGCCGGGGCGCGCCCGTGGATCGAGTGCATGCCGTAGGTGTCGAGGTAGTACGGGAAGCGCGAGGAGCAGCCGATGCCGGAGACGAAGGTGATGTTCTCCTTGCGCAGGCCGAGCTCGGGCAGGAAGCCCTGGACGGCCGCGAGGATCGCGTAGTCACCGCAGCCGGGGCACCAGCGCACCTCCTGGTCGGAGGCGAAGTCCTTGCGGGTCTGCTTCTCGCCCTCGGGGAGGGTCGGGACGCCGGCCGTGCCGGACGCCACCGTGGGGATGCCGAGATCGATGCTCATGCCGTGACCTCCTGGAGGGCAGCGTCGATGACCTCGGCCAGGTCGGCGACCTTGAAGGGCAGACCGCGGACCGAGGTGTGGGACCGGACGTCGACGAGGTACTTCGCGCGCAGCAGCATCGCCAGCTGACCGAGGTTCATCTCGGGCACGATGACGCGCTCGTAGCGCTGGAGGACCTCGCCGGTGTTGGCCGGGAAGGGGTTGAGGTGGCGCAGGTGCGCGTGGGCGACGCTCTTGCCGGCCGCGCGCAGGCGGCGGACCGCCGCGAGGTTGGGCCCGTAGGTCGAGCCCCAGCCGAGGACGAGGACCTTGGCCTCGCCGCTCGGGTCGTCGACCTCGAGGTCACCGATGGAGTCGGCGATCTTGTCGACCTTGGCCTGGCGGGTGCGGACCATGAGGTCGTGGTTGTCGGGGTCGTAGGAGATGTTGCCGGTGACCGCGTCCTTCTCGATCCCGCCGATGCGGTGCTCGAGGCCGGGGGTGCCGGGCACCGCCCACGGCCGGGCGAGGGTCTCCTCGTCGCGGACGTAGGGGTGGAAGGTCGGGTTGCCCTTGGCGTCGGTGGCATTGGGCTCGCTGGCCAGCTCGACGGGGAAGGACGGCAGGTCGGCGACCTGCGGGACCTGCCACGGCTCGGAGCCGTTGGCCAGGTAGCCGTCGGAGAGCAGGAAGACCGGGGTGCGGTAGGTCGTCGCGATGCGCACCGCCTCCAGCGCCGCGTCGAAGCAGTCGGCCGAGGTCTGCGGCGCGACGATCGGCACCGGCGACTCGCCGTTGCGACCGAACATCGCCTGCAGCAGGTCGGACTGCTCGGTCTTCGTCGGCAGACCCGTCGAGGGTCCGCCGCGCTGCACGTCGACGATGACGAGGGGCAGCTCGAGGCTCACCGCGAGGCCGATCGTCTCGGACTTCAGGGCGACGCCCGGGCCGGAGGTCGTCGTCACGCCGACCGCACCGCCGAAGGAGGCACCGAGCGCGACGCCGATGCCGGCGATCTCGTCCTCGGCCTGCACGGTCGTCACGCCGTGGCGCTTGAGACCGGAGAGGCTGTGCAGGATGTCGCTCGCCGGGGTGATCGGGTAGGAGCCGAGCACGAGCGGGCGGCCCGCGCGGTGGGCACCGGCGACGAGGCCGAGAGAGAGCGCGGTGTTGCCGGTGATGTTGCGGTAGGTGCCGGGCGGCGTCGGCGCCGCGGCGACGGTGAAGGGGACGGCGAAGTCCTCGGTCGTCTCGCCGTAGTTCCACCCGGCGCGCAGCGCGGCGAGGTTGGCGGCGAGGATGTCGGGCTTGGCGCCGAACTTCGAGGCGAGGAAGTCCTCGGTGGCCGTCGTCGGACGCGAGTACATCCACGACAGCAGGCCGAGGGCGAACATGTTCTTCGCCCGCTCCTTCTCCTTGCGGGTCAGGGTGTCGAAGTCCGCGAGCGCCTCGACGGTGATCGAGGTCAGCGGCACGGCGTGCACGTGCCACGACTCGAGGCTGTCGTCCTCGACCGGGCTGGTCGTCCAGCCGACCTTCTTGAGGTTGCGCGTCGTGAACTCGTCGGTGTTGACGATGATCGTCGCGCCGCGCGGCACGTCACCGAGGTTGGCCTTGAGCGCCGCGGGGTTCATCGCGACGAGCACGTCGGGGGCGTCGCCGGGGGTGAGGATGTCCCAGCTGGCGAAGTGCAGCTGGAAGGAGCTGACGCCGGGGATCGTGCCCTGGGGCGCGCGGATCTCGGCGGGGAAGTTGGGCAGGGTCGACAGGTCGTTGCCCAGCGCCGCGCTGTCGGCCGTGAACCGGTCGCCGGTCAGCTGCATGCCGTCGCCGGAGTCGCCGGCGAAGCGGATGATGACGCGGTCCTTGGCCTGGGTCGTCGCAGTACTGCTCATGATGGGTGGTCGTGCCCCTCGCAGGTCGGTCGTGTCGCGGGCGCTCCCCGGACATCTGTCCATGGTAGGTCCGCGACCTCCGGGCCAATCAATCGGTCACGTTATGAGATGGATAACGCGCCGTTATGCAATGAGGGTGGCTTGGGTGGCGTCGGGCAGGCGCAGCCCCAGGACCTCGCCGGTCGCGAGGCCCGTCAACCGGGGCAGGAGCAGCTCGACGACGGTCGAGGGCTGGTGGTGCATCGGCTTGGTCTCGGGGTGCGGGTGGTAGACGAGGCCCTCGACCTGCTCGTCGCCGCGAGTCACCGTGCACCCCACGAAGGAGAAGGTCTCCGGCGGGTGCACCTCGGTCCAGTCGACGTCGACGAAGGTCCACCGCGGCTCCCGCAGCACGAGCCGGTGCGGGGCGAGGTCGACGTTGACCGTCGCCATGACGAAGGGGGACAGGTCCAGTCCGCGGGCCGCGAAGTGCGGCGCCTGCAGCTCGATCGTCCCCGCGGCGAAGGGGGAGTCGCTCGCCCGGCCGGAGGCGACCCCGTGCCCGGCGACGACCACCCCCTTCGCCTGCTGGGTCACTTGACCAGCTGCGGCGTCATCGGCGGGGTCCACCACTCGCCGTTGTTGGCCTTGACCGCACCGAGCACGTGGATGACGGTCGCGACGACGATGACGAGCGGGTAGAGGATGAAGCCGACGAGCAGCAGCATGAGCACGCTCGAGGCGAGCAGCAGGATCGCGGTGATGATCTGCACGTTGAGGCTGTTGGCCGCGTGCGCCCGCACGAAGGGGCCGCGGTCCTTGTAGACGAGGTAGATGACGAGCGACCCGACGAAGCCGAGGGTGCCGGCGCTCAGCGGCAGCAGCACGGCCGGCACGAGGTGGGCGATCATGCCGAGGTTGCGCTCCTCGGTCGGTGACATCGGGGCCGGCGTGTAGGCAGGCGGCGGGGGGGTCCGGCCGGGGAAGCCCTGCTGGGGCGGGAGCTGCGGGTGCTCGCTCATGGGGTGTACCTCCTGTGGTCTCGGCACGACTCTGCCGTGGACGGGCCCGCGGGCCAATGCGGCCCGCCGCCGGACCGGTCGGGGGACATCCCCCCTTCGCCTGGTCCAGCGCGGGCCCGGCACGACGAAGGGGGCGCCCCGGCACCGTGGATCCACGGTGCCGGGACGCCCCCGTCGGGACGGGTCTGCGGTCAGGCCGCGTCGACGTCCTCGGGCAGCACGGTCGGCGCCGGCTTGCCGGACTTGCCGCGGCTGGTCTTGCCGTTGATGTCCGCCGTCGACTGGGCGAGGGTGATCGTCGCGTGGGCGATCGCATCGCTCATCGTGTCGAGGGCCTCCCTGTTGACGTTGGAGATGTCGTCAGCGGGGGTGTGGTAGTTCGGGTCGTAGATGACACCGGCCTCACCGCCGAACTTCTCGACCTCCTCGGGGGTCTTGACCCCGTCGGCGCCGGTGAAGAGACCCGACGCGGGCACGCCCGCGGCGATGAAGGCGGAGTAGTCGCTGCGACCGGAGAACTCGGTGTCGACCCACGCCTGGTTCGTGCCGTCGAAGTAGTCGGTGAAGACCTCTTCGGTGGCGGCGGAGCCGGCCGGGACCTCGACCGGGGCCTCGTAGGTCGACTCGTCGGCGTCGTAGACCCCGATGATGTGGTTGGGCGAGGCGATCATGTCGAAGTTGAGGTAGGTCGCGATGTCGTCCAGAGCGGCCGGGTCATTTTCCTGCAGGTCGGCCACGTAGTGGTCGGAGCCGAGCAGGCCGAGCTCCTCGGCGCCCCACCAGGCGAAGCGCACCTTGTTGTTGAGCTTGTTGACCTTGCCCAGCTGGACCGCGGTCTCGAGGATGCCGGCGCTGCCGGAACCGTTGTCGTTGATGCCGGGGCCGTCGCCAACGCTGTCGAGGTGCGCGCCGAGCATGACGACGTTGTCGTCGCGCCCGCTCGTGGTCTCCGCGATGACGTTGAAGGTCTCGCGCTCCTCCATCGTCTTGGTCAGCACGAGCTTCATCGTCACCGGGCCGGCGGCCATCTTGGCGAGGAGGTTCTGGCCCTCCTCCTGGGTGACGCCGGTGGCCGGCGCGCTGTCGGGCTCGACGCCACCGAGCGTGCCGTTGAGGGTGCCCGGCGCGTTGTTGTAGATGATCACCGCGGAGGCGCCGGCCGCCTTGGCGGCGATCGCCTTCTCCGCGAAGGAGCAGGTGCCGCGGCTGACGAGCGCGATCTTGCCGGCGACGTCGGCGCCGGCGTAGTCACCGGCGGTGCAGCCGATGGCCGTCGTCGGCGCGGCGAGGGTGGCCGTGACCCCGTCGTCGGGCGTCGGCTGGCTGTAGGACATCTCGACGGCGTCGACGGTGCGTGCCTCGGGCGAGATCTCGGTCAGGCTCGAGGAGTGGACCTCCTCGTAGACGAAGGAGAAGGGCTGCCGCTCCGTCGTGTAGCCGGCGTCGCGCAGGGTCTTCTCGACGTAGCGGGCGCTGGCCTCGTAGCCGGAGGTCCCGGCGCCGCGGTTGCCGTCGTTGGCGTCGGCGATCTCCTGGAAGGCCTCGAGGTGCTTGTGGACGTTCTCGACCGTGACGGCCTTCGTCATCTTCTTGCTGTTGTTGGGGTTGCTTGCCTGGGCCGGACTGCTGGCGAGGGTGGTGAGTGCCAGGGCCGCGGTCGCGGCGGCCGCGGTAGCGGCAGCGGTACGTGATCGCACGATGGTTTCCTCCGGTAGGCCGGCGGGCGCCGTTTGCCCGCCGGTGTGACGCAGACCATAGGGGTGGCGTCGGCGCTGCGGGGGATTACGGGGTCCCCTCGTCGGCGGGTGGGCGTGGATAGGGTGCGGGGGTGGATGGATACCTCGTCGTCGCCGGCACCCTCGTCGTGGGTGTGCTGCTCGTCGTCGCGGCCTACACCGCGCGGCGGCTCATCGCGCCGGCCGCGCCCACCCGAGCCAAGCTGACGACCTACGAGTCGGGCGTCGACCCCGTCGGGCAGGACTGGGCGCAGACCCAGGTGCGCTACCTCGCCTACGCCTTCCTCTACGTCGTCTTCGCCGTCGACGCCGTCTACCTCTTCCCGTGGGCGCTCGTGCTGCGCAGCGACCTCGGCCCGGTGAGCCTCGTCGAGGTCGCGATCTTCATCGGCGTCGTGCTCATCGGCCTCCTCCACGCCGTGCGCCGCGGCCTGCTGCGGTGGACGTGAGGTGATCTCGTGACGACCGACCTGCCGATGCCGCGCGTGGGCCCCGTCGGGGCCCATGCCCCCAAGCCGATGAAGGTCGTGCTCAGCTGGGGCCGGCGCTACTCCCTCTGGGTCTTCAACTTCGGTCTGGCCTGCTGCGCCATCGAGTTCATCGCCGCGTCGATGGCCCGGCACGACTTCATCCGGCTCGGGGTCATCCCCTTCGCCCCGGGCCCGCGGCAGGCGGACCTCATGGTCGTCTCCGGCACGGTGACGGACAAGATGGCGCCGGCGATCCGCCGCCTGCACGACCAGATGCCCGAGCCCAAGTACGTCATCTCCTTCGGCGCCTGCTCCAACTCCGGTGGCCCCTACTGGGACTCCTACTCCGTGACGAAGGGGGTCGACCAGCTCGTCCCCGTCGACGTCTACGTGCCCGGCTGCCCGCCGCGCCCGGAGGCGCTCCTGCACGGGATCCTCACCCTCCAGGACAAGATCGCCGCGGAGTCGCTGACGACCGCCGGGATGCGGGCGCGCTATGCCGGGCACCGGTCCGCCGGTGCCGGTGAGGTGCGCCGCGGCCTGCTGCGACGACCGACGAAGGGGGCGTGACGTGCCCCAGGAGGACCTCACCGTCAGCCCGCTGGAGTGGTTGCGCGCCGTGCGCGACGCCGTGGACCGCGGCTACACCTTCTTCGACTGGCTGAGCGCCGTCGACGAGACCGACCGCGAGGAGCACCCCGGTCTCGACATCGTCTGCCACCTCGTCGACCCGCGCCCGACGCCCGAGCGCGACCAGCGCACCGCGCTCCTGCGCACCCGGGTCCCGCTCGGCGACAGCCTGCACAGCATCACCGGCATCTTCGCCGGCGCCGCGTGGCACGAGCGCGAGACGCACGAGATGTTCGGCCAGGACTTCACCGGCTTCGTCGACGGCACCGGCCTCGGGCTGCGGCCGCTGCTCCTGCCCGACGGCTTCGAGGGCACGCCGCTGCGCAAGTCCTTCGTCCTCGCCTCGCGGGCGACCCGCCCCTGGCCCGGCGGCAAGGAGCCGGGGGAGGGGCACTCGAGCAAGTCGCCGAGCCGCCGCCGCGTCACCGCGCCCGGTGTGCCCGGCCCGGAGTGGGGGCAGGGATGAGCCTGCTCGAGATCACCCTGCGCTCGCTCGCCTCCCTCGCCGCGGTGCTCGTGCTCCCGCTCGTCGCCGGCCAGACGGAGCACAAGGTCATGGCGCACATGCAGGGCCGGCTCGGCCCGATGTACGCCGGCGGGTTCCACGGCTGGGCCCAGCTCGTCGCCGACGGGGTGAAGTTCGTCCAGAAGGAGGACATCACGCCGGCCGCCGCCGACCGCGGCGTCTTCCGCCTCGCGCCGGCCGTGGCGCTCGTGCCCTATGTCATCGCCATGGCCCTGCTGCCGATCCACCCCGGGGTCGCCGCCGCTCAGGTGCCGGGCAGCGTCCTCCTCGTGCTCGCCGTGACCGGGGTCGGGGTGCTCGGCACCCTCATGGCCGGCTGGGCCAGCGCCAACAAGTACGCCCTCGTGGGCGGGATGCGCTCTGCCGCACAGCTGCTCGCCTACGAGCTGCCGCTCGTCCTGGCCGTCGCCTCGGTGGCCATGGCGGCGGGCACGCTCTCGCTCGCCGGCGTCGTCGAGGCCTGGTCCCCGTGGTGGCTGCTGTGGCAGCTGCCCGGCGCGATCGTCTTCCTCGTGGCCGCGACCGCGGAGCTGCAGCGACCCCCCTTCGACGCACCCATCGCCGACAGCGAGGTCGTCATGGGCCCGTGGACGGAGTACACGGGGCTGCGCTTCGCCTTCTTCATGCTCGCCGAGTACGCCGGCATGGTCGTCATGGGGCTGCTCTTCGGGATCCTGTGGCTCGGCGGCTGGCAGGGCCCCTTCGCCGACCACCTCGGCTGGCTGTGGACCCTGCTCAAGGGCGGCCTCGTCGTCCTGCTCATCATCTGGATGCGGGTGTCGTGGCCGCGGCTGCGCGAGGACCAGCTGCAGCGGCTCGCGTGGACCGTCCTCGTCCCGCTGGCCCTGGCCCAGCTCGCCCTGACCGCCGTGGGAGTGGTGATGACCGCATGAGCACCGACCGCAGCTTCGTCCCCGGGCTCGTCAAGGGCATGGCGACGACCGCCCGCCAGATGATGCGGCCGCCCCACACCGCGGAGTACCCCGACGTCGCGCCGGAGCTGCCGGCACGCTCCCGCGGGGTCATCGCGCTCGTCGAGAGCAACTGCACCTCGTGCATGCTCTGCGCCCGGGAGTGCCCCGACTGGTGCATCCACATCGACTCG
Encoded proteins:
- a CDS encoding alanine racemase, whose translation is MTSFETWDRATKGRSAPFAVVDLDAYDANAADLVRRAGGRPIRVASKSIRVRHLLERALATPGFAGVMAYSLPEALWLVGNGVRDVFVAYPSVDREALAALAGDERALREVSIAVDSAEHVDALRRWLPHGAPVRVVVDVDASLRVGPAHLGVRRSPLRSPRAAAAVATAAQRAGLRVVGLMFYDAQIAGLPDSSPAVRLVKRRSDASLRRRRRAVRAALERAVGPLTIVNGGGTGSLEVTGADPALTELAAGSGLIGPTLFDGYDAFTPQPAVGFALPVVRRPARDVVTCFSGGYIASGPAGDSRVPTPVHPAGLSLVGTEGAGEVQTPVRGKAARDLAIGDRVWWRHAKAGELAERFAEYVVISGGEVVDVVPTYRGEGKCFG
- a CDS encoding D-arabinono-1,4-lactone oxidase, whose translation is MRSRRRHTWSNWAGNVTDSAEAVAPRTPEEVAEAVRSAAGEGRRIRPVGSGHSFTAIAQADELRLDLHHLSGIVSADRHTGRVRVLAGTPLRILNQALDWLGLAMPNLGDIDAQTLAGATSTGTHGTGAGLPGLAAGIVGLQLVTPDGQERWVDESDPELFGAARVGLGALGVVTEIELACLPAYRLRAVESPDELDVVLPRIQEHFDAHRHFEMYWFPGTGRVQTKANDLVPDEVDEPLPEWRRRLDDELLSNTVFGAVNRVLAHAPRAVLPFNAVAARALSQRSYTAPSHEVFVTPRTVRFVESEYAVPREAVADVLTDLRAWVERRREPISFPVEVRVAAPDDIWLSTGHERANAYVAVHQHVRGADPTAYFAAFEEIVAAHAGRPHWGKLHTLDAERLAALYPRHGDFVALRDRLDPDRILANDYLTRVLGD
- a CDS encoding 2-oxoacid:ferredoxin oxidoreductase subunit beta, with product MSIDLGIPTVASGTAGVPTLPEGEKQTRKDFASDQEVRWCPGCGDYAILAAVQGFLPELGLRKENITFVSGIGCSSRFPYYLDTYGMHSIHGRAPAIATGLATSRPDLSVWVVTGDGDALSIGGNHLIHAMRRNVNMTILLFNNRIYGLTKGQYSPTSQPGLVTKSSPMGSVDAPFNPISLALGAEGTFVARTMDSDRKHLTEVLKAAAAHRGTSIVEIYQNCPIFNDGAFELIKDVEQQKARLVHLRDGEPVAIGDEGERELLVRGEGGSVRFVPEAEVSEQGLADQVVVHDVTLSDPSQAFSISRLDSESMTHVPMGIFRAVDRPTYDDQTRAQVESAVDLAGGPATDDDLQALLHGKDTWTVE
- a CDS encoding 2-oxoacid:acceptor oxidoreductase subunit alpha, with the translated sequence MSSTATTQAKDRVIIRFAGDSGDGMQLTGDRFTADSAALGNDLSTLPNFPAEIRAPQGTIPGVSSFQLHFASWDILTPGDAPDVLVAMNPAALKANLGDVPRGATIIVNTDEFTTRNLKKVGWTTSPVEDDSLESWHVHAVPLTSITVEALADFDTLTRKEKERAKNMFALGLLSWMYSRPTTATEDFLASKFGAKPDILAANLAALRAGWNYGETTEDFAVPFTVAAAPTPPGTYRNITGNTALSLGLVAGAHRAGRPLVLGSYPITPASDILHSLSGLKRHGVTTVQAEDEIAGIGVALGASFGGAVGVTTTSGPGVALKSETIGLAVSLELPLVIVDVQRGGPSTGLPTKTEQSDLLQAMFGRNGESPVPIVAPQTSADCFDAALEAVRIATTYRTPVFLLSDGYLANGSEPWQVPQVADLPSFPVELASEPNATDAKGNPTFHPYVRDEETLARPWAVPGTPGLEHRIGGIEKDAVTGNISYDPDNHDLMVRTRQAKVDKIADSIGDLEVDDPSGEAKVLVLGWGSTYGPNLAAVRRLRAAGKSVAHAHLRHLNPFPANTGEVLQRYERVIVPEMNLGQLAMLLRAKYLVDVRSHTSVRGLPFKVADLAEVIDAALQEVTA
- a CDS encoding DUF4870 domain-containing protein translates to MSEHPQLPPQQGFPGRTPPPPAYTPAPMSPTEERNLGMIAHLVPAVLLPLSAGTLGFVGSLVIYLVYKDRGPFVRAHAANSLNVQIITAILLLASSVLMLLLVGFILYPLVIVVATVIHVLGAVKANNGEWWTPPMTPQLVK
- a CDS encoding M28 family metallopeptidase, producing the protein MRSRTAAATAAAATAALALTTLASSPAQASNPNNSKKMTKAVTVENVHKHLEAFQEIADANDGNRGAGTSGYEASARYVEKTLRDAGYTTERQPFSFVYEEVHSSSLTEISPEARTVDAVEMSYSQPTPDDGVTATLAAPTTAIGCTAGDYAGADVAGKIALVSRGTCSFAEKAIAAKAAGASAVIIYNNAPGTLNGTLGGVEPDSAPATGVTQEEGQNLLAKMAAGPVTMKLVLTKTMEERETFNVIAETTSGRDDNVVMLGAHLDSVGDGPGINDNGSGSAGILETAVQLGKVNKLNNKVRFAWWGAEELGLLGSDHYVADLQENDPAALDDIATYLNFDMIASPNHIIGVYDADESTYEAPVEVPAGSAATEEVFTDYFDGTNQAWVDTEFSGRSDYSAFIAAGVPASGLFTGADGVKTPEEVEKFGGEAGVIYDPNYHTPADDISNVNREALDTMSDAIAHATITLAQSTADINGKTSRGKSGKPAPTVLPEDVDAA
- a CDS encoding NADH-quinone oxidoreductase subunit A, whose product is MDGYLVVAGTLVVGVLLVVAAYTARRLIAPAAPTRAKLTTYESGVDPVGQDWAQTQVRYLAYAFLYVVFAVDAVYLFPWALVLRSDLGPVSLVEVAIFIGVVLIGLLHAVRRGLLRWT
- a CDS encoding NADH-quinone oxidoreductase subunit B, whose translation is MKVVLSWGRRYSLWVFNFGLACCAIEFIAASMARHDFIRLGVIPFAPGPRQADLMVVSGTVTDKMAPAIRRLHDQMPEPKYVISFGACSNSGGPYWDSYSVTKGVDQLVPVDVYVPGCPPRPEALLHGILTLQDKIAAESLTTAGMRARYAGHRSAGAGEVRRGLLRRPTKGA
- a CDS encoding NADH-quinone oxidoreductase subunit C, which produces MPQEDLTVSPLEWLRAVRDAVDRGYTFFDWLSAVDETDREEHPGLDIVCHLVDPRPTPERDQRTALLRTRVPLGDSLHSITGIFAGAAWHERETHEMFGQDFTGFVDGTGLGLRPLLLPDGFEGTPLRKSFVLASRATRPWPGGKEPGEGHSSKSPSRRRVTAPGVPGPEWGQG
- a CDS encoding complex I subunit 1 family protein yields the protein MSLLEITLRSLASLAAVLVLPLVAGQTEHKVMAHMQGRLGPMYAGGFHGWAQLVADGVKFVQKEDITPAAADRGVFRLAPAVALVPYVIAMALLPIHPGVAAAQVPGSVLLVLAVTGVGVLGTLMAGWASANKYALVGGMRSAAQLLAYELPLVLAVASVAMAAGTLSLAGVVEAWSPWWLLWQLPGAIVFLVAATAELQRPPFDAPIADSEVVMGPWTEYTGLRFAFFMLAEYAGMVVMGLLFGILWLGGWQGPFADHLGWLWTLLKGGLVVLLIIWMRVSWPRLREDQLQRLAWTVLVPLALAQLALTAVGVVMTA